A DNA window from Chryseobacterium sp. MEBOG06 contains the following coding sequences:
- the mqo gene encoding malate dehydrogenase (quinone), with the protein MSQSLTSRTPKPKYDVVLIGGGIMSATLATLLHEFDPNLEIAIFERLGRFAKESTAAWNNAGTGHSAFCELNYTPEKQDGTIDIKKAESIAEQFEISKQFWSYLISKGYIQEPKDFINSCPHMSLVFGEKDAEYLRKRHDKMSESVLFSGMEFSTDHEKLREWIPLVMSKRNASEVMAATKMDMGTDVNFGTLTRKMGRHLLEDSNVEVFLYHEVKDISPRENGKWEMKVKDRIHSHKQEVVADFVFIGAGGYALPLLDSSDIKESEGYGGFPVSGQWLVTHNQELVQKHQAKVYTQATVDAPPMSVPHLDLRVIDGEKALLFGPFAGFSTKFLKEGSYLDLPDSVNTKNLKSLFGAWWHNLPLTKYLIQQVAMTKSQRMQHLREFIKDAKEEDWELKVAGQRVQIIKKDDKEGGKLEFGTEVVVNKSGTIASLLGASPGASTAVYAMLNVLEKCFPEKLEGEWKEKLLQMVPSYGKKLAEHPELTEEVRKYTKEKLELEY; encoded by the coding sequence ATGTCACAATCGCTTACAAGCAGAACACCGAAACCTAAATACGACGTTGTACTGATAGGAGGCGGAATCATGAGCGCCACTTTAGCAACGCTGCTTCATGAATTTGATCCTAATCTAGAAATCGCAATCTTCGAAAGACTTGGAAGATTTGCCAAAGAAAGTACAGCAGCATGGAACAACGCCGGAACAGGCCACTCCGCTTTTTGTGAGCTAAACTATACTCCTGAAAAACAAGACGGAACAATTGATATCAAAAAAGCAGAAAGCATTGCTGAGCAGTTTGAAATTTCAAAACAATTCTGGTCTTATCTGATATCTAAAGGATATATTCAGGAGCCTAAAGATTTTATCAACTCATGCCCTCATATGAGTCTTGTATTTGGTGAAAAAGACGCCGAATACCTTAGAAAGCGTCATGATAAAATGTCAGAGTCCGTTCTTTTCTCAGGGATGGAATTTTCTACAGATCATGAAAAACTGAGAGAATGGATTCCGCTGGTAATGAGCAAACGAAATGCTTCTGAAGTAATGGCCGCAACGAAGATGGATATGGGAACAGATGTGAACTTCGGAACGTTAACCAGAAAGATGGGAAGACACCTGCTTGAAGATTCTAATGTAGAAGTCTTTCTATATCACGAAGTAAAAGACATCAGCCCAAGAGAAAACGGAAAGTGGGAAATGAAGGTTAAAGACAGAATTCACAGCCACAAACAGGAAGTGGTTGCAGATTTTGTATTTATTGGGGCAGGAGGATATGCACTTCCGCTGCTGGACAGCTCTGATATCAAAGAAAGTGAAGGATATGGAGGATTCCCCGTTTCCGGGCAGTGGCTGGTAACTCATAATCAGGAATTGGTACAAAAACATCAGGCTAAAGTATATACGCAGGCAACAGTAGATGCACCGCCAATGTCTGTTCCTCACCTTGACCTTAGAGTTATTGATGGTGAGAAAGCTCTCCTTTTCGGACCTTTTGCAGGATTCTCTACGAAATTTCTGAAAGAAGGAAGCTATCTGGACCTTCCGGATAGTGTAAATACTAAAAATTTAAAATCACTCTTTGGAGCCTGGTGGCATAACCTTCCTCTGACTAAGTATCTTATCCAGCAGGTAGCAATGACCAAGTCTCAGAGAATGCAGCATTTAAGGGAATTTATCAAAGATGCCAAAGAAGAAGATTGGGAATTGAAGGTAGCCGGACAGAGAGTTCAGATCATTAAAAAAGATGATAAAGAAGGCGGTAAACTGGAATTCGGAACCGAGGTTGTTGTGAACAAGTCGGGGACAATTGCTTCATTGCTGGGAGCTTCACCAGGAGCATCTACAGCAGTATATGCGATGTTGAATGTTCTTGAAAAATGTTTCCCTGAGAAACTTGAAGGAGAATGGAAAGAAAAATTACTTCAAATGGTACCATCTTACGGAAAGAAATTGGCAGAACATCCTGAGCTTACTGAAGAAGTAAGGAAATATACAAAAGAAAAATTAGAATTAGAATATTAA
- a CDS encoding AadS family aminoglycoside 6-adenylyltransferase, which yields MKLREDKLASIIHWAENNPDIRAVLLTSSLVNPYAPVDDLSDLDIELVFIDRKKYELNNEWIHLFGEPISMIEEEDHVFDGKHAMKMVLYTDHVKVDFKLYQISEFIEEVKADQLPEDWDLGYKVLIDKDGLAKELKSPTYQHIMIQKPTEEKFRQLINDFWWDTTYVAKCLKRGDIFYAKFMSEDILRTDYLVPLIEWYIAAAYDWNMITTNKHGRLFKKYLSADLWNRVEATFSGSDIEENWSALFAFADLVNSLGASLADQLHFSYPHKMEKDIRNYLMEVKSIS from the coding sequence ATGAAGCTAAGAGAGGACAAATTAGCGAGCATTATTCACTGGGCAGAAAATAACCCGGATATCCGTGCTGTGCTTTTAACCAGTTCATTGGTTAATCCTTATGCTCCTGTTGATGATCTTAGCGATCTTGATATAGAACTGGTCTTTATAGACAGAAAAAAATATGAACTCAATAATGAATGGATTCACCTTTTTGGAGAACCGATTTCTATGATTGAGGAAGAAGATCATGTTTTTGATGGAAAACACGCCATGAAGATGGTCCTTTACACAGATCATGTAAAAGTTGATTTTAAACTTTATCAGATCTCAGAATTTATTGAGGAAGTAAAAGCTGATCAGCTTCCTGAAGACTGGGACCTTGGTTATAAAGTTTTGATAGATAAAGATGGTCTTGCAAAAGAACTGAAATCTCCAACTTATCAGCATATCATGATTCAGAAACCAACTGAGGAGAAGTTCCGGCAGCTCATCAATGATTTTTGGTGGGATACAACATATGTGGCAAAATGCCTGAAACGCGGAGATATTTTTTATGCCAAATTTATGTCTGAAGATATCCTGAGGACAGATTATCTTGTCCCCTTAATTGAATGGTATATTGCGGCTGCCTATGACTGGAATATGATTACCACCAATAAACACGGCAGACTTTTCAAAAAATATCTGTCTGCTGATCTGTGGAATAGAGTAGAAGCTACTTTTTCAGGAAGTGATATTGAAGAAAACTGGAGCGCTCTATTCGCATTTGCAGATCTTGTAAACTCCTTAGGAGCTTCTTTGGCTGATCAGCTTCATTTCTCTTATCCGCATAAAATGGAAAAAGACATACGGAACTATCTGATGGAAGTAAAGTCTATATCTTAA
- a CDS encoding GMC family oxidoreductase N-terminal domain-containing protein encodes MDRKKFIKTSALAISGFYFLHSNLFQAADSVAGKHKSITDAPIIIIGSGYGGSVSALRLCEAGKKVVMLEMGLNWEKSGIPFSNLLKPGKSSAWLKKKSIAPFMNIFPLTPFTGALDRLDFDHINIWLGRGVGGGSLVNGGMAVTPKESYFKEVFPNLDADQFYSHYFPLVHKELKVNVIDEQFLKDCPYYKFTRVGEEEAHKAGFKTIRVPNVYDFKYMEKEFLNEVPRSALNTEVIYGNNHGKNSLDKTYLKKALETGNLEIMDLHRVDHIKLNDDSSYSLSVKQIDTSGNVIADKTFNCQKLILAAGTMGTLQLLLQSNAVNGFPVHDKVGKNWGNNGNFMTGRNWVKPLSGGTGSKQSTIPVGGIDNWDDKEHPFFTEIAPLPMGMDVATALYLLINRVDKKGEVTYDKVKQTLKLDWNESNTAPMKENAKYFIRKMNKANGGTRSHLLFNNGFGADICYHPLGGCVLGEATNEFGKLKNHENLYVLDGSLIPGTIGVNPFMTITAIAEYCIENLIRQDEFA; translated from the coding sequence ATGGACAGAAAGAAATTCATTAAGACAAGTGCTTTGGCGATATCCGGTTTTTATTTTCTTCATTCTAATTTATTTCAGGCGGCAGATTCTGTTGCCGGAAAACATAAAAGTATCACAGATGCTCCTATCATTATTATTGGCAGTGGATATGGAGGATCTGTATCAGCATTGCGTTTGTGTGAAGCCGGAAAAAAAGTCGTGATGCTTGAAATGGGTCTCAACTGGGAAAAATCAGGCATTCCGTTCTCCAACCTTCTTAAACCCGGGAAAAGTTCTGCCTGGCTGAAGAAAAAGTCTATTGCTCCTTTTATGAATATCTTTCCTCTGACTCCTTTCACCGGAGCACTGGACCGTCTGGATTTTGATCACATCAATATCTGGCTGGGAAGAGGAGTCGGTGGCGGCTCACTGGTGAATGGTGGAATGGCTGTAACACCCAAAGAGAGCTATTTCAAAGAAGTTTTCCCCAATCTTGATGCTGATCAGTTTTACAGCCATTATTTTCCTTTGGTACATAAAGAACTTAAGGTAAATGTCATTGATGAACAGTTTTTAAAAGATTGTCCATACTACAAATTTACACGGGTAGGAGAAGAAGAGGCCCATAAAGCCGGATTTAAAACCATCAGAGTTCCGAATGTCTATGATTTCAAATATATGGAGAAAGAATTCCTGAATGAAGTTCCCCGTTCTGCCCTCAATACAGAAGTGATCTACGGAAATAACCATGGCAAAAACAGTCTGGACAAAACCTACCTCAAAAAAGCGCTGGAAACCGGAAATCTGGAAATCATGGATCTCCACCGTGTTGATCATATTAAACTCAATGACGATAGCAGTTATAGTTTAAGCGTAAAACAGATTGATACTTCAGGGAATGTGATTGCTGATAAAACCTTTAATTGTCAAAAACTTATTCTTGCAGCCGGAACAATGGGAACTTTACAGCTTCTTTTACAGTCTAATGCGGTAAACGGCTTTCCTGTTCATGATAAGGTGGGAAAAAACTGGGGCAATAACGGAAATTTTATGACCGGAAGAAACTGGGTGAAACCTTTATCAGGAGGTACAGGCTCAAAACAATCTACTATTCCGGTGGGAGGAATAGATAACTGGGATGATAAGGAGCATCCATTCTTCACAGAAATTGCTCCTTTGCCTATGGGAATGGACGTAGCTACAGCTCTGTATTTATTAATCAACAGGGTTGATAAAAAAGGAGAAGTTACTTATGATAAAGTAAAACAAACGCTGAAATTGGACTGGAACGAGAGTAATACTGCCCCAATGAAGGAGAATGCTAAATATTTTATCCGAAAAATGAATAAAGCCAATGGCGGAACCAGAAGTCACCTTCTGTTCAACAACGGTTTTGGAGCAGATATCTGTTATCATCCACTTGGAGGCTGTGTATTGGGTGAAGCTACCAACGAATTTGGAAAGCTAAAAAATCATGAAAACCTGTATGTACTGGATGGATCTCTGATTCCCGGAACTATTGGTGTTAACCCATTCATGACCATTACTGCTATTGCAGAATACTGTATTGAAAATCTGATCAGGCAGGATGAGTTTGCCTGA
- a CDS encoding glucose 1-dehydrogenase — translation MEISLRNQVAIVTGASSGIGSGIAKSLASAGAVVIINHSSERSLGEAQAVLKEITDAGGSGMTYQCDVSSEDEVVKMFRDVISAYQTVDILVNNAGIQKDAEFTKMTLDQWNAVIGVNLTGQFLCAREAIKEFLRRGIDPSRSIACGKIIHISSVHEIIPWAGHANYASSKGAVRMLMQTLAQEYGANKIRVNSICPGAIQTPINKGAWSTPEALDSLLKLIPYNRIGQPEDIGNMAAFLASDLADYISGTSIFIDGGMTTFESFSTGG, via the coding sequence ATGGAAATATCACTTCGTAATCAGGTAGCTATTGTTACAGGAGCATCCAGCGGGATAGGCTCCGGAATTGCAAAATCTTTAGCATCAGCAGGTGCTGTAGTTATTATAAACCATTCTTCAGAAAGATCTCTGGGAGAGGCACAGGCAGTATTAAAAGAGATTACCGATGCAGGAGGAAGCGGAATGACTTACCAGTGTGATGTTTCCAGCGAAGATGAGGTTGTTAAAATGTTCCGGGATGTAATTTCTGCATATCAGACCGTTGATATTCTGGTCAATAATGCAGGCATTCAGAAAGATGCTGAATTTACCAAAATGACACTGGATCAGTGGAATGCCGTAATCGGGGTTAATCTGACGGGGCAGTTTCTCTGTGCTAGAGAAGCGATCAAGGAGTTTCTGCGCCGGGGAATAGATCCATCACGTTCTATAGCCTGTGGAAAAATCATCCATATCAGTTCTGTACATGAGATCATTCCATGGGCAGGGCATGCGAACTATGCTTCAAGTAAAGGAGCGGTCAGAATGCTCATGCAGACTCTTGCTCAGGAGTATGGCGCCAATAAAATTCGGGTCAACTCTATTTGTCCGGGTGCTATTCAGACCCCAATTAATAAGGGGGCGTGGAGTACACCGGAAGCACTTGATTCACTTCTTAAACTTATCCCATACAACAGAATCGGACAGCCTGAGGATATTGGTAATATGGCCGCATTTCTGGCCAGTGATCTTGCAGATTATATCAGTGGGACCAGTATTTTCATTGACGGAGGAATGACTACGTTTGAAAGCTTTTCTACAGGAGGCTAG
- a CDS encoding GNAT family N-acetyltransferase, translating into MITLDFFKPEDLSGVSYTLDENQQRFTATAEQALQNIKERTDSDAFPITILEDGLPVGFFVLDFGKDKFELTDNENSALIRSLSVNPKMQGKGIGKNAMLKVDDFVKKNFENCDEVVLAVNQKNNSAYHIYLAAGYLYDGKTRIGRSGPQYLMYKKL; encoded by the coding sequence ATGATTACGTTGGATTTTTTTAAACCGGAAGACCTTTCAGGAGTAAGCTATACTCTGGATGAGAACCAGCAGCGCTTCACAGCTACGGCTGAGCAGGCTTTACAAAATATTAAAGAAAGAACAGATTCGGATGCATTTCCAATTACTATTCTGGAAGATGGATTGCCTGTAGGTTTTTTCGTGCTTGACTTTGGAAAAGATAAATTTGAACTTACTGATAATGAAAACTCAGCTTTAATACGGTCACTATCCGTTAATCCCAAAATGCAGGGTAAAGGAATCGGAAAAAACGCCATGCTGAAGGTGGATGATTTTGTGAAGAAAAATTTCGAAAACTGTGATGAAGTCGTATTGGCGGTGAACCAGAAAAACAATTCTGCCTACCATATTTATCTTGCAGCAGGATATCTGTATGATGGGAAAACCAGAATAGGAAGAAGCGGACCTCAATATCTGATGTATAAAAAACTTTAA
- the recO gene encoding DNA repair protein RecO has protein sequence MNSQNGFLLSFIKYGENDAVLHCFTEEEGFQSYFLKGIYTKKNKKKALLQPLNKLNLSINPVRGNGIPTVSKFEMVKNTDIYNDIKVNTVIFFISDFLSQTLKYENKNSQIYHGIDKFIDELINRNYQAHLLFLLVILKIQGVAPLLGDGTFLDPETGTFSFTITHQLFNEEISTIWKNALCAESFYTIKIHSSLRKEFLDSLLVYYHYHITDFKTPASLEIIQQIFE, from the coding sequence ATGAATTCACAAAACGGATTTTTACTTTCATTTATAAAATATGGAGAAAACGATGCTGTTCTGCATTGTTTTACGGAGGAAGAGGGTTTTCAAAGTTATTTTCTAAAAGGAATTTATACCAAAAAAAATAAAAAGAAAGCCCTGTTACAACCGCTGAATAAACTCAATCTGTCAATCAACCCTGTCAGGGGTAATGGCATACCCACTGTTTCAAAATTTGAGATGGTAAAAAACACGGATATTTATAATGATATAAAGGTCAATACAGTTATATTTTTTATTTCAGATTTTTTAAGCCAGACCCTCAAATACGAAAATAAAAACAGTCAAATTTATCATGGTATTGATAAGTTTATCGATGAACTGATCAATAGAAATTATCAGGCCCATCTTCTTTTTTTACTTGTTATTTTAAAGATTCAGGGAGTAGCTCCACTACTGGGAGACGGAACGTTTTTAGATCCTGAAACAGGCACATTTTCTTTTACTATAACCCATCAGCTCTTCAATGAGGAAATTTCCACAATATGGAAAAATGCCCTTTGTGCAGAAAGTTTTTACACCATCAAAATCCATAGCTCTTTGAGAAAGGAATTTCTTGACAGTCTTTTGGTGTATTACCATTATCACATCACTGACTTCAAAACTCCTGCCTCACTGGAAATTATCCAACAGATATTTGAATAA
- a CDS encoding MGH1-like glycoside hydrolase domain-containing protein — MSEKNRISDVSWKKWGPYVSNREWGLVREDYSENGDAWNYTGHDTAEAKTYRWGEEGICGICDDLQKLVFSIGFWNKKDKMIKERFFGLTNGQGNHGEDVKEYFYYLDSTPTHSYMKMLYKYPQNSFPYEDLIKINAERSKDEPEYELIDTGILDKNEYFDIFIEYAKEDQNDILIKVTIVNKSDHETSLILLPTVWFRNTWDWGYDNYKPNLYGEEADHIVINHKDLEIKNLYAKQSLKVLFCENETNNERLYHSSNKSGYCKDGINDFVITGNSQSINPGNEGTKACFFIDEDFEGKESKIFEFRISDKELKEPFGDFEAIFELRQKEADEFYAEVQKGIASEDEKLIQRQAFAGMLWNKMFYHYNVEKWLKGDPAELRPPKSRKSIRNYDWKHLNNEHIISMPDKWEYPWYATWDLAFHTISFSLIDPDFAKHQLKLFLLEWYMHPNGQLPAYEWDLSDVNPPVHAWAVFRVFKIDEYLKDKPDLEFLESAFQKLLMNFTWWVNKKDSNGNNIFEGGFLGLDNIGVFDRNMTLPNGEQLEQSDGTSWMAMFSLNMMRIALELALYNNVYEEMAMKFFEHFLAIAYSLDNMGDENFSLWDEEDEFFYDAIVSGDCSHMYLRMRTIVGLIPMFAVEVIDDEMIEKLPNFKKRMKWVLDNRPELASLVSRWEVKGQDSKHLLSLLRGHRLKRLLKRMLNPQEFLSDYGVRALSKEYEHNPYTLNLNGIDYSVKYTPAESDSGLFGGNSNWRGPIWFPINFLIIDSLQRFFFYYSPDFLVEYPTGSGNYSNLDEIADSLNKRLARIFLNDENGRRPVNGQYERFQTDPDFKDYILFYEYFHGDNGRGVGASHQTGWTGLIAKILQPRFSKKEIAESETEMPQDIEKKKE; from the coding sequence ATGTCAGAAAAAAATAGAATTTCAGATGTTTCATGGAAAAAATGGGGTCCCTATGTCAGCAACCGTGAATGGGGGCTTGTGCGGGAAGATTATAGTGAAAATGGAGATGCCTGGAATTACACCGGTCATGATACAGCAGAGGCCAAAACATACAGATGGGGTGAAGAAGGAATATGTGGGATTTGTGACGATCTTCAAAAACTGGTATTTTCAATAGGGTTCTGGAACAAAAAAGATAAAATGATAAAGGAGCGTTTCTTTGGCCTTACCAATGGACAGGGAAACCACGGTGAAGATGTGAAGGAATATTTTTATTACCTGGATTCTACCCCTACCCATTCTTACATGAAAATGCTGTACAAATATCCCCAAAACAGCTTTCCTTACGAAGATCTCATAAAAATCAACGCAGAAAGAAGTAAAGATGAGCCTGAATATGAATTAATAGATACCGGAATTCTTGATAAGAATGAATACTTTGATATTTTTATAGAATATGCTAAAGAAGATCAGAATGATATTTTAATTAAAGTAACAATTGTTAACAAGTCAGACCATGAAACTTCTCTTATCCTATTGCCTACAGTATGGTTCCGGAACACTTGGGACTGGGGGTATGATAACTATAAACCTAATCTGTACGGTGAGGAGGCAGATCATATTGTAATAAATCATAAAGATCTTGAGATAAAAAACTTATATGCAAAACAGTCCTTAAAAGTTTTGTTTTGCGAAAATGAAACTAATAATGAGAGGCTTTATCATTCTTCCAATAAATCAGGATATTGTAAAGATGGGATTAATGATTTTGTGATAACAGGAAATTCTCAGTCTATAAATCCCGGAAACGAAGGAACGAAAGCTTGCTTTTTTATTGATGAAGATTTTGAAGGTAAAGAATCCAAAATATTTGAATTCAGAATTTCAGATAAAGAATTAAAAGAACCTTTCGGTGATTTTGAAGCTATTTTTGAGTTGAGGCAAAAAGAAGCGGACGAGTTTTATGCTGAGGTTCAGAAAGGAATAGCATCTGAAGATGAAAAATTGATACAGAGACAGGCATTTGCCGGAATGCTTTGGAATAAAATGTTCTATCACTACAATGTTGAAAAATGGCTGAAAGGAGATCCTGCAGAGCTACGCCCTCCAAAATCGCGTAAAAGTATAAGGAACTATGACTGGAAACACCTCAATAATGAACATATTATTTCAATGCCGGACAAATGGGAATACCCATGGTATGCAACCTGGGATCTGGCATTTCATACCATAAGCTTCTCGTTGATTGATCCGGACTTTGCCAAACACCAGCTTAAGCTTTTCCTGCTTGAATGGTATATGCATCCCAATGGACAGCTTCCTGCTTATGAATGGGATTTGAGTGATGTGAATCCACCGGTGCATGCATGGGCTGTTTTCAGAGTATTCAAAATTGATGAATATCTGAAAGATAAACCGGATCTTGAATTTCTGGAAAGTGCTTTTCAAAAGCTGCTCATGAATTTTACATGGTGGGTTAATAAAAAAGACAGCAATGGTAATAATATTTTCGAAGGAGGGTTTCTGGGGCTTGACAATATTGGCGTTTTTGACCGGAATATGACACTTCCGAATGGGGAACAGCTGGAACAGTCTGATGGTACCAGCTGGATGGCGATGTTTTCTCTGAATATGATGAGAATTGCTCTTGAACTGGCTCTGTACAATAATGTATATGAAGAAATGGCGATGAAATTTTTTGAACATTTCCTTGCTATAGCCTATTCACTGGATAATATGGGGGATGAAAATTTCAGCCTTTGGGATGAGGAAGATGAGTTCTTCTATGATGCCATTGTTTCCGGTGATTGTAGTCATATGTATTTAAGGATGAGAACTATCGTTGGATTGATACCGATGTTTGCCGTTGAGGTAATTGATGACGAAATGATCGAAAAACTGCCCAATTTTAAAAAGAGAATGAAATGGGTTCTTGACAATAGACCGGAACTTGCCTCACTTGTATCAAGATGGGAAGTGAAAGGGCAGGATTCAAAACACCTTTTATCATTATTGCGCGGACACCGTCTGAAAAGATTGTTGAAGAGGATGCTGAACCCTCAGGAGTTTTTAAGTGACTATGGAGTTCGTGCTTTATCCAAGGAATACGAGCATAATCCTTATACTTTAAATTTAAATGGTATAGATTACAGTGTGAAATATACCCCTGCGGAAAGCGATAGTGGTCTTTTTGGAGGAAACAGCAATTGGCGCGGACCTATCTGGTTTCCCATCAATTTTTTGATTATTGATAGCCTTCAGCGTTTTTTCTTCTACTATAGTCCGGATTTTTTGGTGGAATATCCTACGGGAAGTGGAAATTATTCAAATCTGGATGAGATTGCCGATTCTTTGAATAAAAGACTTGCCAGGATTTTTCTGAATGATGAAAACGGAAGAAGACCTGTAAACGGTCAATATGAAAGATTCCAAACTGATCCTGATTTTAAAGACTATATTTTATTCTATGAGTATTTCCATGGAGATAATGGACGTGGAGTAGGAGCTTCACACCAAACCGGCTGGACAGGGCTTATTGCAAAGATCCTCCAGCCAAGATTCTCTAAGAAAGAAATAGCCGAATCTGAGACCGAAATGCCGCAAGATATCGAAAAGAAAAAAGAATAG
- a CDS encoding DUF1684 domain-containing protein has product MKRYIVLFLILPLWAFCQKTISNEEKDIQKFQKELNAEYLNPKETPLRGDNFKNFKEHPFFPINMKYRVTAKFVKSKDTKPFELPTSSGKTKSYQEYGKATFTLDGKPYTVTLYQSLALIKQKKYKDDLFLPFRDATNEKETYGGGKYMDLKIPKGNTIVLDFNKSYHPYCAYNAYDYNCPIVPEENKLPVEIRAGVMYEDIYHH; this is encoded by the coding sequence ATGAAAAGATATATAGTACTCTTTTTAATCCTTCCATTATGGGCTTTCTGTCAAAAAACAATATCAAACGAAGAGAAAGATATTCAGAAATTTCAGAAGGAACTTAATGCAGAATACCTTAATCCAAAAGAGACTCCATTAAGGGGTGATAACTTTAAAAATTTTAAAGAGCATCCTTTTTTTCCTATAAATATGAAATACAGAGTGACAGCAAAATTTGTAAAATCAAAGGATACAAAACCTTTTGAACTTCCTACTTCTTCAGGGAAAACAAAATCTTATCAGGAATACGGAAAAGCTACATTTACCCTGGATGGAAAGCCTTACACTGTAACTTTATATCAAAGTCTGGCTTTGATTAAACAAAAGAAATACAAAGACGATCTTTTTCTGCCTTTTCGTGATGCAACCAATGAAAAGGAAACATATGGCGGAGGAAAATATATGGATCTGAAGATTCCGAAAGGAAATACCATTGTGCTGGATTTTAACAAATCCTATCATCCCTATTGTGCTTATAATGCTTATGATTACAACTGTCCTATTGTACCGGAAGAAAATAAACTTCCTGTAGAAATCCGTGCCGGAGTAATGTATGAAGATATCTATCATCACTAG